One Nicotiana tomentosiformis chromosome 1, ASM39032v3, whole genome shotgun sequence genomic window, taaagATGATCGTTCTTctacaggcacgttatgattggattcatctaaggctacaagattttaaatctatcagtgagtataattctgctatatTCAGAAtaatttcccaattgaaactatgtggtgataatattactgatcatgacaTATTGGAGagaactttcaccacttttcatgcttCGAATATGCTTCTGcaacagcaatatcgagagatgggatacaaaaagtattctgaacttatctcatatcttcttgtagccgagcaacataatagtttattaataaaaaattatgaaagccgacctactggttcttgtccattccctaaaGTGAATGAGACTAACTTctaccaagctaagcgtggaagaggatgtggccccagtcgtggtcatggccgtggtcggggaagaaactctaatcgtggtaataataatgcaccaatgaaccctcctcaccaccagcagtggaaaagaaaGGAACAAAAGTATGAAGCGGTACAagaagcaaagccagaaaatgcatgctatagatgtggaggaaaagggcactggtcatgTACATGtcatacgccaaagcacctggttgagctgtatcaagcctccctgaagaagacagagaaaaaagctgaagcaaattttatttctgaagataatttagagtTCATgaatttggatgtagctgattactttccactcccagaaggagaacaagtcatgtgatcggtgatgaatctatagagatataaatattttaatttttgttgtttgtagtagatagtatggttatgtaattgttgtacataaataaaagttatgctttgataatgatgtttactatcatatttattgtatttatgtcattttgaagaatatggataatcctcaaattatgtttggatcaaagaccaatcatgaagatattcgtgtaattgatagtggaacaactcatgccatattcaaagatcagaaatacttttcttatttgcataaggaaaaagcaaatatttcaacaatttttggtaatataagtttaattgaaggctccggaagagccactatatttctgtctaagggaacaaaacttataatagacagtgcattattctcctccaagtcccgaagaaacttgttgagttttgtGGATATCCGCTGAAataggtatcatgttgagacgataaatgaaatgaatatggaatatctttgtattataaAGAATGTTTTctggccagaagtgcattgtagaaaatttaccaactttatcttctggcttatactattcaaagattagtacagttgaagcacactctatcgtaaaccagaagtttgctgattca contains:
- the LOC138905388 gene encoding uncharacterized protein; protein product: MGLADTIMDKNQTSNQDRVKAMIFLCHQLDEGLKMEYLTIKDPVILWNNLKDRYDHLKMIVLLQARYDWIHLRLQDFKSISEYNSAIFRIISQLKLCGDNITDHDILERTFTTFHASNMLLQQQYREMGYKKYSELISYLLVAEQHNSLLIKNYESRPTGSCPFPKVNETNFYQAKRGRGCGPSRGHGRGRGRNSNRGNNNAPMNPPHHQQWKRKEQKYEAVQEAKPENACYRCGGKGHWSCTCHTPKHLVELYQASLKKTEKKAEANFISEDNLEFMNLDVADYFPLPEGEQVM